The sequence below is a genomic window from Uranotaenia lowii strain MFRU-FL chromosome 2, ASM2978415v1, whole genome shotgun sequence.
GGGCAGGTTTCCCTCCTTCAGATAACAATGCTGACAGTTTTCCAGACTTTCCGGATATGTCAATTTTTGTAGATCTTCCACCTCCAAAAGAACAACGCGAAGAGgaggaaaagaaaaagaaatctgGTTTTGATATGTTTGACACCGATAGCCCGATTGCTGAGCGACCAGCGGCACCGGTTCAGCCTGCTCCTGAAAGCACGACGGATGATGGAGAAGTAGCTGCCGGTAGCTCAAAGAGTGCGGGAAAGTTCAAGTACACAATGACATCCGAACCGAGCAACTGTCCGAATTTTTCCGTATATTCTTCAGAAACGTTGAAATTCGCTAAAGGCGGTGATGAGCCCTACGATCCACTAGATAGTGAACAGAAAACTGACGATGAATTCGATGAAAGGGATGAAGATTTAGTACAGTTGGATGATGAAGAACCTGCTGCTCTCAAAGCCCCAGAAAGAGAAGATGAAAATATTCCCAATGGAACCGACAAGCTTCCAACAGGTTTACCAGAACATGATGCTTTCGATTCCGATTCAGACGATGAATTGAAAAAGCTAGAAGAATCTTCAACCCCTGTTGGGCCAGAGCCTGAACCAACGGCTGAACTAGAAACGTTAACCCCACCTCTCACAACTACGGTGGCAGCTGCAATGGCTACGACGTCTAGTGCCGTCACAACCATAGCCAGTTCCCAACAAGGTTCGAATGTTGTAGTTGGAGAAGCCAGCACGACAACTTCGGCTCATCCAACAAATTCAGCGCAAGGTGAAGAAGACCGAAGCTATACACCGTGCTTAGACGAAAAGTATCAAGAAGCTGCACGTCGGGAGCAAGATCGAAGTGGAACAACTCCAACAATGCCCCCGCCGTCAAAAGATGGAATCGATGGAATGGATACTGAATTAATTTCCGAAGAAGACGATGACACATTTAAAGAGGACGATCCTCAACCATCATCAAAACCTTCTTCGTCTGGAGCTAAAAAGAAAGACCACTCTTTCAAAAAGGTAACCAAACGAGGACGTGATCGGAACTATCGCGACAAAGAAGGTACTAAAAAGGATAACCGAAATGAAAACAAAGAGAACGATGGAAGACGATCCCGCAACCGCACCAGGGAACGTGAACGCGATCGTCGTCCCAGGCGTAAAGAAATCCCTCGTTACGATGTTCGCACGGTTATCGCCGAAAAACGAAATAGAGATCCTTTTGGTCGGGACGTTACACCACGACCACGTTCCAAGAGTCGAAGTCGTACACGTACCCCCGAGCGTAGACGCGAATTGTCGATATCCTTAAGCCCAGAGCCGCCCAGAAGATTCAACCGAAGACGTTCTGTTTCGCCCAGATTTAGAGGAAGAGGTAGATCAACCAGTCCGCCGCCGTTGAGAAGACACATTTCTCGTACTCCATCCCCAAGAGGTGCTCGACTGAGACCAGTCAGCAGATCTCGGTCGCCTCTGGAACCAAGACCTCGTCTGCATCCTCGTTCAGTATCACGCTCCCTTACTCCACCTCGGGCTCGAATTCCGAGATCAATTTCTAGAACGCCTAAATCGCGCACACCTTCACCGAAACCCAGACTCGGAAAACCCAAGAAGACAAAGAAGAAGAAGCGTCCCGCTTCCCTAAGCAGAAGCCGTAGTCCAAGCGAGGGTCGTACGAAGAAAAAGAGCAAAAAGGGGcgcaagaagaaaaacaaaaaccgcGCTGTTTCTCCCACTGGAAGTGCCGGCAAGAAAAAGAAAAGTAGAAGGCGTTCTATGTCACCGGCGATGTCTCGTTCTCGATCACCGTCTCCATCTATCCTTGCAGCTCAGACAACCGGTGTGTTGACCGAACGATTCGCTAAAGTTCGTCAACAAAACTCCTGGACTCCTCCGCCACCGGTTAGATCCAAAACTAACGGCACCAATCTAACGGTGATATTAACGAATGAGGAAGCTTTGGCTAAGCAAGCGAAAGAACGTGAACGGAAACGCAAAGAAGCCCGTCGCCGAGACCGAGCACGAGACAAAAATCTACCTTCAAAGGAAGTATTTACATCCGGTGATAATATATTAGTTAGTGTTAGTTTTAACGATAAGAATTTGAATAAGGAAAATCAAGCAACCGAAGCAGATTCGGCAGCTGCGGCTGCAGCGAGTcaaaaaagattgaaagatttagCCAAGAAGAGAGCTGAAGCCGAAAAGGCTAAGCGTAAGCGCTTGGAGCGTCTCAGAAAGACCCGTGGAGAAGCCCCCAAACCATTAGTCATCATTGATCTCGAGAGATCACCATTCCGAGTTATGACTCCTTCTCCAAAAGCAGTCATCATACTAAGCGATAGCGATGGCGAAAAAGACAAAGATCGTCGGGAAGCAGATGTTAATCGTACTGGCGGTGGAAACAATCAACAGATGAACGCAGAATCTGCCACCAATGGACCATCGTCAACGATGCGAAAATCTCCTGCCGAACGCCACGAAGAGGACATGTTTGGTCCCAAAACACCACCTGGTTTCCCCAGCCAGCCTCAACCAACACAAAGCAAAACTCAAGCGCCAAAGTTCACTATgcaggtcaaatcaaaacaatccaaTATTCGTCCTATGAATCTCCTTTACGATCCCGGTGATCTAGATGGAGGCAAAACACCTGAACGTATGGACAATGCTGAAAGCTCCAACATGAATTATAACATGGTCGGTCCAAACACCCCTCCTGAACCAGCCCCTCAATCTCCGTCTCCAGATGTTTACGATCCATTTGAGCCAACTAAATCTCCATCGCCCTCACCACCTCGTCGGGATAATGTTTCTATTGAACGGCTTTCGGACCTTGATGATGCCGTGCTGCCCTCTAGCAGCGGAAAGATAGACGGTCCCGATTCCGGCACAGGAAACGATCTTAAAGCTGATTCACAGAATCAAGATGACGGAATGAATGGTGAACCTGAACCTCCACGTGGCAACAAAATAACCATCATTAGCAACATCATCCTTAGCCAAGCGAACAACAATAGTAGTCAGCAAGGCGTTGTCAGCGGTTCAGGCGTTTCCGCTAGCCAAAACAACACTGGCGATGATTCCGATGTCATCTTTGACGATTTCGTGTCCTCTTCAGCTCCTGCTCCTAGCAACAATACCGGCTATAACAACACGTCCAGCTCCAATCCTATCAAATCGTATAGCACGGCTCCCGCAAACTCCTCGAGCCTCATTTCAAAACTACCACTGCCACCGGGTGCTAGCGCTGCCGGGCAAAAGTTTGGCGACTTTATCAATCCAACCGACTCACCATATTCGCCGGGTGCAAGCGATTTCGACGATCTGTTCGAGGCAGGGGCGATGGAGTCTCCGCCGGGTCCCCCTACCAAACAATCGTACAAACCAACCAAGATTGTGTCGAAGGGGGCTAAAAAGGCTGGTGCCGTTGGTACCTTCGATAACTTGTTCGGTAGCTCTCCTGCCAACAACAACTTCAAACGGTCCAAGAAGGGGCACAAGCGAAGAGGGAAAGGTTAGTTGCAAACAATAacttaaaaagttaatttattgtCTAatcttcattttgtttttatttttattttttattttacaggtAAACCTAAAGGAGACGACGATGAAGATTTATCAAAGTTGTCCGCCAAAGAAAGGGTAAGCTGCAGTTTGTATTTACATTTAAGAAGGTATTTGCGGTTTAATTTGAAAGTGGAATACTTTCTTTTAAACTTCATTCTAATATCATATATTAGCACAC
It includes:
- the LOC129744748 gene encoding serine/arginine repetitive matrix protein 2-like, whose protein sequence is MSDSEDEIVVGRRRRGGGSFVTAPAGGPSGVRRSRRSTTGAPQRARLLPDYSDGDTSSDSGSEIELPSSSRKKGKNIPLMEDEEEGAAGPSGKRQAGNDSSEWESDWNSDEEKLLKEGGKEVAVALATKLGYASDCSSSSNDSEKCPICLLSLHDQEIGVPEVCEHIFCAPCIEEWSKNVTTCPIDRKNFDVINIFKSVDRKQLVRKNQVQIKTAEDVPVLEDHELTNCQVCNRTDREDTMLLCDSCNLGYHMECLSPPLTEVPSGSWYCDCCFASGSDEDDEEVQDLLDDLNEIGGMRPTRLRNRLNSPPRIVRTRQSERIRAAILSRTATSVRLNIVDDVTQPGPSTRRSLASTAGASSSMASANAPARTVRKRRKRRTRRKILKMIISEYDVDNNDEKFAIKRKKIYKTLKRLSKKRSKRIRTSRRKSKNVEITPGLNPEGCELQKQRFSTGIPTLKIFGGANDLDYFSDEGGDEDMNVSEGGLGETAIQNIRSALRNPLGRRRALKSGFEPSSSSGPVDLLGSIMESQERWHSRRGLGDVKITPTGKILFKDESPKKKDSSVTGINQAGVGQNSDGNVNVPKSSNATAADSTSSNVGTRSGNDGGTVAGGSSEQASSSTGAGFPPSDNNADSFPDFPDMSIFVDLPPPKEQREEEEKKKKSGFDMFDTDSPIAERPAAPVQPAPESTTDDGEVAAGSSKSAGKFKYTMTSEPSNCPNFSVYSSETLKFAKGGDEPYDPLDSEQKTDDEFDERDEDLVQLDDEEPAALKAPEREDENIPNGTDKLPTGLPEHDAFDSDSDDELKKLEESSTPVGPEPEPTAELETLTPPLTTTVAAAMATTSSAVTTIASSQQGSNVVVGEASTTTSAHPTNSAQGEEDRSYTPCLDEKYQEAARREQDRSGTTPTMPPPSKDGIDGMDTELISEEDDDTFKEDDPQPSSKPSSSGAKKKDHSFKKVTKRGRDRNYRDKEGTKKDNRNENKENDGRRSRNRTRERERDRRPRRKEIPRYDVRTVIAEKRNRDPFGRDVTPRPRSKSRSRTRTPERRRELSISLSPEPPRRFNRRRSVSPRFRGRGRSTSPPPLRRHISRTPSPRGARLRPVSRSRSPLEPRPRLHPRSVSRSLTPPRARIPRSISRTPKSRTPSPKPRLGKPKKTKKKKRPASLSRSRSPSEGRTKKKSKKGRKKKNKNRAVSPTGSAGKKKKSRRRSMSPAMSRSRSPSPSILAAQTTGVLTERFAKVRQQNSWTPPPPVRSKTNGTNLTVILTNEEALAKQAKERERKRKEARRRDRARDKNLPSKEVFTSGDNILVSVSFNDKNLNKENQATEADSAAAAAASQKRLKDLAKKRAEAEKAKRKRLERLRKTRGEAPKPLVIIDLERSPFRVMTPSPKAVIILSDSDGEKDKDRREADVNRTGGGNNQQMNAESATNGPSSTMRKSPAERHEEDMFGPKTPPGFPSQPQPTQSKTQAPKFTMQVKSKQSNIRPMNLLYDPGDLDGGKTPERMDNAESSNMNYNMVGPNTPPEPAPQSPSPDVYDPFEPTKSPSPSPPRRDNVSIERLSDLDDAVLPSSSGKIDGPDSGTGNDLKADSQNQDDGMNGEPEPPRGNKITIISNIILSQANNNSSQQGVVSGSGVSASQNNTGDDSDVIFDDFVSSSAPAPSNNTGYNNTSSSNPIKSYSTAPANSSSLISKLPLPPGASAAGQKFGDFINPTDSPYSPGASDFDDLFEAGAMESPPGPPTKQSYKPTKIVSKGAKKAGAVGTFDNLFGSSPANNNFKRSKKGHKRRGKGKPKGDDDEDLSKLSAKERVSCSLYLHLRRYLRFNLKVEYFLLNFILISYISTLRVSAAVRCQSYNTPF